From Salmo salar chromosome ssa04, Ssal_v3.1, whole genome shotgun sequence, one genomic window encodes:
- the LOC106603915 gene encoding solute carrier family 23 member 1, with product MKKKQTEIRPDLKSCDVQTQTEEQQGAEEGKLAAEGQEEGAEGGKQRPGSDMIYTIEDVPPWYLCILLGLQHYLTCFSGTIAVPFLLAEAMCVGQDQYTVSQLVGTIFTCVGITTIIQTTFGVRLPLFQASAFAFLIPAQAILGLDRWKCPPQEEIYGNWSLPLNTSHIWHPRIREIQGAIIASSVVEVVIGLVGLPGLLLDYIGPLTVTPTVSLIGLSVFQTAGDRAGSHWGLSALSIFLIVLFAQYLRNWSFPLPSYNRKKGFSTARVQIFKMFPIIMAIMLVWLLCYILTLTDVLPSDPSRYGQKARTDARGDIMTLSPWFRVPYPCQWGLPTVTIAGVLGMFSATLAGIVESIGDYYACARLSGAPPPPVHAINRGIFTEGVCCIIAGLLGTGNGSTSSSPNIGVLGITKVGSRRVVQYGAAIMFLLGTVGKFTALFASLPDPILGGMFCTLFGMITAVGLSNLQSVDLNSSRNLFVLGFSMFFGLMLPNYLDMHPGCIQTGVAEVDQILTVLLTTEMFVGGFLAFALDNTIPGTRRERGLLDWKADESRGESSANMCTYDFPIGMSCVRKVSFLRYLPICPSFQGFMRCRRKDSVQENMEDELRERHESLRMDTTITLACTKV from the exons ATGAAGAAGAAGCAAACAGAAATACGACCAGACCTCAAG AGTTGTGATGTCCAGACTCAGACAGAGGAGCAGCAGGGTGCTGAGGAGGGGAAACTGGCcgcagagggacaggaggagggtGCTGAGGGGGGGAAGCAGCGGCCAGGCTCTGACATGATCTACACCATAGAGGATGTCCCGCCGTGGTACCTCTGCATTCTACTGGGCCTCCAG CACTACCTGACATGTTTCAGCGGGACCATCGCTGTGCCCTTCCTGCTGGCGGAGGCCATGTGTGTGGGACAAGACCAGTACACGGTCAGTCAGCTGGTGGGAACCATCTTCACCTGCGTGGGAATCACCACAATCATACAGACCACATTTGGAGTCAG GTTACCTCTTTTCCAGGCCAGTGCTTTTGCCTTCCTCATCCCTGCCCAAGCCATCTTAGGGCTGGATAGATGGAAATGTCCCCCTCAAG AGGAGATTTATGGGAACTGGAGTCTTCCTCTGAACACCTCCCACATCTGGCACCCAAGGATAAGAGAG ATCCAGGGTGCCATCATAGCGTCCAGTGTGGTGGAGGTGGTCATCGGGCTGGTGGGTCTCCCTGGTCTCCTGCTGGACTACATCGGGCCCCTGACCGTCACCCCCACCGTGTCCCTCATCGGCCTGTCTGTATTCCAGACCGCTGGGGACAGAGCCGGGTCTCACTGGGGCCTCTCAGCACT GTCCATCTTCCTCATCGTGCTGTTTGCTCAGTATCTGAGGAACTggtccttccctctcccctcctacaACAGAAAGAAAGGCTTCAGCACCGCCAGGGTTCAGATCTTTAAGATGTTCCCG ATCATCATGGCCATCATGTTGGTGTGGTTGCTATGTTACATCCTGACCCTGACCGATGTGCTGCCCAGTGACCCCAGCAGGTACGGACAGAAGGCACGCACAGACGCCCGTGGTGACATCATGACCCTCTCCCCCTGGTTCCGGGTCCCCTACCCCT GTCAGTGGGGGTTGCCCACGGTGACCATCGCTGGGGTGCTGGGCATGTTCAGCGCCACACTAGCTGGTATCGTAGAGTCTATCGGGGACTATTACGCCTGTGCCCGGCTCTCAGGGGCACCTCCTCCACCTGTCCATGCCATCAACAG GGGTATCTTCACAGAGGGGGTGTGCTGTATTATAGCAGGACTGCTGGGTACAGGAAATGGCTCCACCTCTTCCAGTCCCAACATTGGAGTTCTGGGAATCACTAAG gtGGGAAGCAGGAGGGTAGTACAATACGGCGCAGCCATAATGTTCCTGTTAGGAACTGTGGGGAAATTCACTGCCCTCTTTGCATCGCTGCCTGACCCCATTCTAGGTGGCATGTTCTGCACCTTGTTCG GTATGATCACAGCTGTGGGCTTGTCCAACCTGCAGAGTGTAGACCTCAACTCCTCTAGGAATCTCTTTGTCCTCGGCTTCTCCATGTTCTTTGGCCTAATGTTGCCCAATTACCTAGACATGCATCCCGGCTGCATCCAAACAG GAGTTGCAGAGGTGGATCAAATCCTTACAGTGCTCCTGACCACGGAGATGTTTGTCGGAGGCTTCCTGGCGTTTGCTCTGGATAACACCATCCCAG gcaccaggagggagagagggctgctGGACTGGAAGGCAGATGAGAGCAGGGGGGAAAGCTCAGCGAATATGTGTACTTATGACTTCCCTATTGGAATGAGCTGCGTTAGGAAAGTCAGCTTCCTGCGCTATCTACCCATCTGCCCCAGCTTCCAAGGCTTCATGCGATGCAGACGGAAGGACAGCGTGCAGGAAAACATGGAGGATGAATTAAGAGAGAGGCATGAGAGTTTACGCATGGACACAACAATTACCTTGGCCTGCACCAAAGTATAG